From one Chanodichthys erythropterus isolate Z2021 chromosome 3, ASM2448905v1, whole genome shotgun sequence genomic stretch:
- the pycr1a gene encoding pyrroline-5-carboxylate reductase 1a: protein MSVGFIGAGQLAHALVKGFTAAGVIATHRITASSPDKDLPTVTGLRKMGAYFTTSNKETVNKSDVLFLAVKPHIIPFVLDEIGPDIEDRHLIVSCAAGVTISSIEKKLLQYRPAPKVIRCMTNTPVVVREGATVYATGTHAEVEDGKLLEQLMASVGYCTEVEEDLIDAVTGLSGSGPAYAFLAVDALADGGVKMGLPRRLAVRLGAQALLGAAKMLLESEQHPGELKDNVASPGGATIHALHVMESGGFRSLLINAVEASCIRTRELQYLADQEKISPAAIKKTTLDKVLQQPGVTTTGVGVRTGLNLFNSTNPKHKKN, encoded by the exons ATGAGCGTTGGTTTCATCGGAGCGGGTCAGCTGGCGCACGCGCTGGTGAAGGGCTTCACAGCAGCAG GTGTGATCGCCACGCACAGGATAACAGCAAGTTCTCCAGACAAAGACCTGCCAACTGTCACTGGGCTAAGA aaaatgggAGCATACTTCACTACCAGCAATAAAGAGACTGTGAACAAGAGTGATGTTCTCTTTCTTGCGGTCAAGCCACATATCATTCCCTTCGTTTTGGATGAGATTGGGCCAGACATCGAAGACCGCCATCTCATTGTCTCTTGTGCAGCAGGAGTCACGATCAGCTCCATAGAAAAG AAACTGCTGCAGTACCGTCCGGCACCTAAAGTAATTCGCTGCATGACAAATACCCCAGTGGTGGTGCGTGAAGGGGCCACGGTGTACGCCACCGGCACCCATGCAGAGGTGGAGGATGGGAAGCTCCTGGAGCAGCTAATGGCCAGTGTGGGCTACTGCACGGAGGTGGAGGAGGACCTGATTGATGCTGTCACTGGTCTTAGTGGCAGCGGCCCAGCCTAT GCATTCCTAGCTGTTGACGCTCTTGCTGATGGAGGAGTAAAGATGGGACTGCCCAGAAGATTGGCTGTGCGACTAGGAGCTCAGGCTCTGCTT GGGGCGGCAAAAATGCTCCTGGAGTCTGAGCAACACCCTGGAGAGTTAAAAGACAACGTGGCTTCACCTGGAGGTGCTACGATTCACGCTTTGCATGTCATGGAAAGTGGCGGCTTCCGTAGCCTCCTGATCAACGCTGTGGAGGCATCATGCATTAGAACCAG GGAGCTTCAGTACTTGGCAGACCAGGAGAAGATTTCTCCAGCCGCCATAAAGAAGACTACTTTGGACAAGGTGCTTCAGCAGCCAGGTGTCACGACAACAGGGGTCGGGGTCAGGACCGGCCTCAACCTCTTTAACAGCACCAACCCCAAACACAAGAAAAACTGA
- the LOC137013471 gene encoding myeloid-associated differentiation marker-like protein 2 encodes MDPQGGHYLNKAAVLSGLGAARMCQLLLGCTTMALVAHSAGFSATYGTFCMFVWCFCFAVTLLVFTLDVTRLHGCMPISWDNFTVAFAMLATLMYVTASIVYPVYFLRSECPSEGCEVRNYRIAVTVCSSVCCFAYGAEVFITRAKPGHVVGYMATVSGLLKVVQAFIACIIFGALANDSEYNRHIPTQYCVVVYSLCFAVTVVVVALTVSGRTSSLRFPFDRFVVVYTFLAVLLYLSAAVIWPVFSFDKKYGTPGRPSDCPRGKCPWDSKLVIAVFTCANLVLYFTDLVYSQRIRFVSHSAA; translated from the coding sequence ATGGACCCCCAAGGAGGCCACTACCTAAACAAGGCAGCGGTGCTGTCTGGACTCGGCGCTGCCCGCATGTGCCAGCTGCTGCTGGGATGCACCACCATGGCCCTGGTGGCCCACAGTGCGGGATTCAGCGCCACCTATGGCACCTTCTGCATGTTCGTCTGGTGCTTCTGCTTTGCCGTCACACTGTTGGTCTTCACCTTGGACGTGACGAGGCTACACGGGTGCATGCCCATTTCCTGGGACAACTTCACCGTGGCCTTCGCAATGCTGGCCACTCTCATGTACGTCACAGCCTCGATAGTGTACCCCGTCTACTTCCTCAGGTCCGAGTGCCCATCGGAGGGCTGCGAGGTGCGGAACTACCGTATCGCCGTCACCGTCTGCTCCAGCGTCTGCTGCTTCGCCTACGGAGCCGAGGTGTTCATCACGCGGGCCAAGCCGGGGCATGTGGTCGGCTATATGGCCACCGTGTCAGGCCTGCTCAAGGTGGTCCAAGCCTTCATAGCCTGCATCATTTTCGGCGCTCTGGCCAATGACAGTGAATACAACCGCCACATCCCTACACAATACTGCGTGGTGGTCTACAGCCTGTGCTTTGCTGTGACCGTAGTCGTGGTGGCTCTTACCGTCTCGGGGAGAACGTCTTCGCTGCGCTTTCCTTTCGACCGTTTTGTGGTCGTCTACACCTTCCTGGCGGTGCTGCTGTACCTGAGTGCTGCTGTGATCTGGCCGGTTTTTAGTTTCGATAAGAAGTATGGAACCCCAGGGCGACCAAGTGACTGCCCTAGAGGAAAGTGTCCGTGGGACAGCAAGTTGGTGATCGCCGTGTTCACTTGTGCAAATCTGGTGTTGTACTTCACTGATCTGGTATACTCTCAGAGAATACGATTTGTCTCACATTCAGCAGCATAA